One stretch of Candidatus Binatia bacterium DNA includes these proteins:
- a CDS encoding serine hydrolase domain-containing protein, with translation MMNQQRSEDLGFDPERLERLSEVIRNDIAAERYDGCELVVGRSGTVAYHEHFGWADRAAGRQVEKDQSFYTMSVGKQFVVVTLLNRIERGEISFSTRVADIIPEFGARGKERITIAQMLTHTAGMPAMLPPLITPDMAGNLAAVVAVTCASLPESLPGTRVSYSALVAHAVLAEVVRRLEGSRRPFRQIVEEDLFRPLGMKNTSLGLRRDLAKRVAPIVARDRRRGLFDPEMLEFFGAAITEEAEIPAGGYVSTASDLFRFAEMLRRGGELDGARILSPAMIELVQINQTGDLPNSLMDYTYAFRGWEPFPAYLGLGFFLRGEGIHPTPFGTLASPETFGGLGAGSTCFWIDPIRDLSYVFMSSGLMEDSYSIERHQKLSDLVFAALTD, from the coding sequence ACTTTCCGAGGTGATTCGCAACGACATTGCAGCGGAACGCTACGACGGCTGCGAGCTGGTCGTCGGACGAAGCGGCACGGTGGCGTACCACGAACACTTCGGCTGGGCAGACCGGGCCGCCGGCCGCCAGGTGGAAAAGGACCAATCGTTCTACACCATGTCTGTCGGCAAGCAGTTTGTCGTCGTCACGCTGCTGAACCGGATCGAGCGCGGCGAAATCTCCTTCTCCACCCGGGTCGCAGACATCATCCCTGAGTTTGGGGCCCGCGGGAAAGAGCGGATCACGATCGCGCAGATGCTGACCCACACCGCGGGGATGCCCGCCATGCTGCCGCCGCTGATCACCCCTGATATGGCCGGCAATCTCGCCGCGGTCGTGGCGGTCACCTGCGCCTCGCTGCCCGAGTCCCTGCCGGGTACGCGTGTCAGTTACAGCGCCCTTGTCGCCCATGCCGTGCTGGCAGAAGTCGTCCGCCGCTTGGAGGGAAGCAGGCGTCCGTTCCGGCAGATCGTCGAGGAGGACTTGTTCCGGCCTCTCGGCATGAAGAACACCTCGCTGGGACTGCGTCGGGACCTCGCCAAGCGGGTCGCCCCGATCGTGGCCCGCGACCGCCGGCGGGGATTGTTCGATCCCGAAATGCTCGAGTTCTTCGGCGCAGCGATCACGGAAGAAGCGGAGATTCCTGCCGGTGGCTACGTCTCCACGGCGTCCGACTTGTTTCGTTTCGCCGAGATGCTGCGTCGTGGAGGAGAGCTGGACGGCGCACGCATTTTATCGCCCGCAATGATCGAGTTGGTGCAGATCAACCAGACCGGCGATCTGCCCAACAGCCTGATGGACTACACCTACGCGTTCCGCGGCTGGGAGCCTTTCCCCGCGTATCTCGGCCTCGGGTTCTTCCTGCGCGGTGAGGGTATCCACCCGACGCCGTTCGGTACGCTCGCGTCACCGGAGACCTTCGGCGGTCTCGGAGCCGGTTCTACCTGCTTCTGGATTGATCCGATACGTGACCTGTCCTACGTCTTCATGTCGAGCGGTCTGATGGAAGACTCCTACAGCATCGAGCGCCACCAGAAGTTGTCGGACCTCGTCTTCGCGGCACTGACGGACTGA